Proteins encoded in a region of the Bdellovibrionota bacterium genome:
- a CDS encoding TraR/DksA family transcriptional regulator — protein MFSSKILKSCKERLLSEKEEVLNTLKVNGKPPESEETLGDFGDQNIRAINEHQWFLFQNRLRKQLLEIESALHRLESGEYGICEETEQLIEAERILTLPWTRLSLEGAKLRESLQR, from the coding sequence ATGTTTTCATCTAAAATTCTTAAAAGTTGCAAAGAACGTTTACTCTCAGAAAAAGAGGAAGTACTTAACACTTTGAAAGTGAATGGCAAACCTCCTGAGAGTGAAGAAACTCTTGGAGACTTTGGAGATCAGAACATTCGCGCCATCAATGAGCATCAATGGTTTCTTTTTCAAAATCGCCTTAGAAAACAATTGCTCGAAATCGAATCCGCACTGCACAGACTTGAGTCTGGAGAATATGGAATTTGCGAAGAAACCGAGCAACTTATTGAGGCCGAAAGAATTTTAACTCTACCTTGGACAAGGTTATCACTCGAAGGTGCTAAACTAAGAGAGAGTTTACAAAGATAG
- a CDS encoding TraR/DksA family transcriptional regulator, producing MLTPELVQICKKKLIEAKQDILNRYKDAQKMLSQHSDDKGGDEGDQTMRILAEKEALLAQKRLREALLEIESALYRIEAGMYGVCEETDEPIESERLLVIPWTRLSIEGAETREAPNYQKRVD from the coding sequence ATGCTAACACCGGAACTGGTGCAGATTTGTAAGAAGAAGTTGATAGAGGCTAAACAAGATATATTAAATCGTTATAAGGATGCTCAGAAAATGTTGTCTCAGCATTCAGACGATAAGGGGGGCGACGAGGGTGATCAGACAATGAGAATCCTTGCCGAAAAAGAAGCCTTGCTAGCACAAAAAAGACTTCGTGAAGCACTTCTGGAAATCGAATCTGCACTTTATAGAATCGAGGCTGGCATGTACGGAGTATGCGAAGAAACCGATGAACCAATCGAGTCCGAGAGATTGTTGGTTATCCCTTGGACTCGATTGAGTATAGAAGGTGCAGAAACTAGAGAGGCACCAAATTATCAAAAGAGAGTTGATTAA
- a CDS encoding penicillin-binding protein activator: protein MKSITRLFLFFSINAILVSCTSQPVKKDPPPQADQSVQKEFALAKGDFAKNPARALKRIELLIQKHPKTATASEAAKVAGDYYQKNGRSDQAVNAYSFILNNEYQEPYEGETYTKVIRVYLSQRKNDQAKNLLNQALRSGALTPNERAELLNYKIEFLKLEQDVMGQLETLAEMHRVSEDPQSKMTYKIRATSITDSLVRPQDLDAVLDNSKLEFVHSSIHFRLGSVAFEQSDFSKARSHFSRVISLNPESDLAENSREFLKQLDARSSVDTKTIGVILPLSGKNADIGRSVLNSIQLGLGIYDRKTNIRLAVIDSEGKYLDARRAVEKLVVEDQVVAIIGSLQSKTATNISSKAQALGVPTIVLSQKSGITQIGDFIFRNALTSEMQVQYIVKTAVEKLGFTKFAILYPEDAYGAEYANLFWDAVQSAGGQIKAAQSYDPKETDFRGSIQKLVGTYYTDDRALEYKAKFEEWKKKVPQATARNETPKDLLPPIVDFQALFVPDNTRALGQIAAMLSFQEVKDITLLGTNIWNTPGVIERAGSFAKSIVFVDSFLGQDQTFTNSDFYKKYFQAFGKTPSLFDLQAYDTALILKDAVSGVSSRSELQMRLAGLRSVKGALNTLDSQTTRDFSRPIVALTVNDGKILTLDQAQALPAASTPNSSNKKK, encoded by the coding sequence TGAAATCTATAACAAGATTATTTTTATTTTTTTCTATCAATGCAATTCTTGTATCTTGTACTTCTCAGCCCGTAAAAAAAGATCCACCACCTCAGGCTGATCAAAGCGTACAAAAAGAGTTTGCTCTGGCAAAAGGAGACTTTGCGAAAAATCCAGCAAGAGCTCTAAAAAGAATTGAACTTCTAATTCAAAAGCATCCAAAAACAGCGACTGCCTCTGAAGCGGCAAAGGTTGCTGGAGATTATTACCAAAAGAATGGACGCTCTGATCAAGCTGTAAATGCATACTCTTTTATTTTAAATAACGAATACCAAGAGCCTTACGAAGGTGAGACTTATACAAAAGTCATTCGTGTTTACCTCTCTCAAAGAAAAAATGACCAGGCTAAAAATCTTTTAAATCAAGCCTTGAGGTCAGGAGCATTGACTCCTAACGAAAGAGCCGAGCTTTTAAATTATAAAATAGAATTTTTAAAACTAGAACAAGATGTGATGGGCCAGCTTGAAACTCTAGCTGAAATGCATAGAGTTTCTGAGGACCCACAAAGTAAAATGACCTATAAGATCAGAGCCACTTCAATTACTGATTCTCTAGTTCGACCACAAGATCTAGATGCTGTTCTTGATAATTCAAAATTGGAATTTGTACATTCGAGTATTCACTTTAGACTTGGAAGCGTCGCTTTCGAACAGTCTGATTTTTCTAAAGCCCGATCACATTTTTCAAGAGTGATTTCTCTAAATCCAGAAAGTGATCTTGCAGAAAACTCAAGAGAATTTCTGAAACAATTAGATGCAAGATCAAGTGTGGATACAAAAACTATTGGTGTTATTCTTCCACTGAGCGGAAAGAATGCTGATATCGGAAGAAGTGTTTTGAATTCGATTCAGCTTGGACTCGGTATATATGATCGCAAAACAAATATTCGCCTAGCTGTGATTGATAGCGAAGGAAAATATCTAGATGCAAGACGCGCAGTAGAAAAACTTGTTGTTGAAGACCAAGTTGTTGCAATCATCGGCAGTCTACAGAGTAAAACCGCAACAAATATTTCTTCCAAGGCGCAAGCGCTTGGTGTTCCTACGATTGTTCTTTCTCAAAAATCAGGTATTACTCAAATTGGCGATTTTATTTTTAGAAATGCTCTAACAAGTGAAATGCAGGTTCAGTACATCGTTAAGACAGCCGTAGAAAAATTAGGATTCACAAAATTTGCAATTCTCTATCCCGAAGATGCCTATGGTGCCGAATATGCAAATCTTTTTTGGGATGCTGTTCAGTCCGCAGGCGGACAAATTAAAGCTGCTCAATCGTATGATCCAAAAGAAACAGATTTCAGGGGTTCAATACAAAAATTAGTGGGTACATACTATACAGATGATCGCGCTCTAGAATATAAAGCGAAGTTTGAAGAATGGAAAAAGAAAGTTCCTCAGGCTACGGCTAGAAATGAAACTCCAAAAGATTTGCTACCTCCCATTGTCGACTTCCAGGCTCTTTTTGTTCCAGACAATACGCGTGCTCTGGGTCAAATCGCCGCTATGCTTTCTTTCCAAGAAGTAAAAGACATTACGCTTTTAGGAACAAATATTTGGAACACTCCTGGAGTAATAGAAAGAGCCGGATCTTTTGCAAAATCGATTGTTTTTGTGGATAGTTTCTTGGGACAAGATCAAACTTTTACTAACTCTGATTTTTATAAGAAATATTTTCAAGCTTTCGGCAAAACTCCTTCTCTATTTGATCTCCAGGCCTATGATACGGCTCTTATTTTAAAAGATGCTGTCTCTGGAGTTAGCTCTAGATCAGAATTACAGATGAGATTGGCGGGTTTACGCTCGGTTAAAGGTGCTTTAAATACCCTTGATAGCCAAACTACTCGCGACTTCTCACGCCCAATTGTGGCTCTTACTGTGAATGACGGTAAGATTTTAACTCTAGATCAAGCTCAAGCATTGCCGGCAGCGAGTACGCCTAATAGTTCCAATAAAAAGAAATAA